In one window of Microbacterium sp. PM5 DNA:
- a CDS encoding XRE family transcriptional regulator — translation MSDAASSRRGAPGDDGPASASRALGARIRALRQSRGMTLTQVAVQAELSHSFLSQVERGLERMSMTSLFRVAQALGTTQQALLTDDADAAPRGAGSFHVFRASEATPLDAGGSPMRVLARDHPRFVPMVMSGTFTEDLWWVHDEEEFVYVLQGRLVVVLEAEEFALEAGDAVYYQGGIRHRWRTDPGESVQVLTVKEGSAGAH, via the coding sequence ATGTCGGATGCCGCCTCCTCGCGCCGTGGCGCCCCGGGTGACGACGGGCCCGCATCCGCGTCGCGGGCGCTGGGTGCCCGGATCCGGGCGCTGCGCCAGAGTCGCGGGATGACGCTCACCCAGGTCGCGGTGCAGGCCGAGCTGTCGCACTCGTTCCTGAGCCAGGTCGAGCGCGGGCTGGAACGGATGAGCATGACGTCGCTGTTCCGCGTCGCGCAGGCGCTGGGCACCACGCAGCAGGCGCTGCTGACCGACGACGCCGACGCGGCGCCGAGAGGCGCGGGCAGCTTCCACGTCTTCCGGGCGAGCGAAGCGACCCCCCTGGACGCCGGGGGCAGCCCGATGCGGGTGCTCGCCCGCGACCACCCGCGCTTCGTGCCGATGGTGATGTCGGGGACTTTCACCGAGGACCTGTGGTGGGTGCACGACGAGGAGGAGTTCGTCTACGTGCTCCAGGGACGACTCGTGGTGGTGCTGGAGGCCGAGGAGTTCGCTCTGGAAGCGGGGGATGCCGTGTATTACCAAGGCGGCATACGTCACCGCTGGCGCACCGATCCGGGTGAGAGCGTGCAGGTCCTCACCGTCAAGGAAGGCAGCGCCGGCGCGCACTGA
- a CDS encoding FAD-binding oxidoreductase — protein sequence MTGAIPTDVLDPAATVAAPTPDYAALEADLAAALGPRGISSDPRQREKASVDGARMSPIIAEQLPLGVADLVAFPADAEQIAETVRIAVAYGAPVTPRGKGTGNYGQAIPMPGGLVLDTSRARAIVEVGDGWITAEAGAPMATLELAARQHGQQLWMYPSTVHSTLGGFLSGGSGGTGSIAHGSNHEGFVVALDVVTPASEGALVHVEGDDALGYVHNYGTAGIIARATVRLEPMNDWRGLYASFEDFAGSMSVLQRLAALSPTPRLVSADDPHVSAQLPPDPAFPEGRSSLRTIIDASLVEEASHIITAAGGRIEDVREGPQVSAAISVLSYNHPIEWLQKSEPGVYFHVEVGGDALIDRHDEVMAVYPGAHLHIEATALRPIGMLAGVYESPEQVADGIAALTALGVGVHSPHQWNVDFRLPETVALARSTDPRGLLNPGKLNPDYAGPVKGSIR from the coding sequence ATGACCGGCGCGATTCCCACCGACGTCCTCGATCCCGCGGCGACTGTCGCCGCGCCGACCCCCGACTACGCCGCCCTCGAGGCGGACCTGGCCGCCGCGCTCGGACCCCGCGGCATCTCCAGCGACCCGCGTCAGCGCGAGAAGGCATCGGTCGACGGCGCGCGCATGTCGCCGATCATCGCCGAGCAGCTTCCGCTCGGCGTCGCCGACCTCGTCGCCTTCCCCGCGGATGCCGAGCAGATCGCGGAGACCGTCCGCATCGCCGTGGCGTACGGTGCGCCGGTGACGCCGCGCGGAAAGGGCACCGGCAACTACGGCCAGGCGATCCCCATGCCCGGCGGACTCGTGCTCGACACCTCCCGCGCCCGCGCGATCGTCGAGGTCGGCGACGGGTGGATCACGGCCGAGGCGGGCGCTCCGATGGCTACCCTCGAGCTCGCCGCCCGCCAGCACGGCCAGCAGCTGTGGATGTATCCCTCGACAGTGCACTCGACGCTCGGAGGGTTCCTCTCCGGCGGCTCCGGCGGCACCGGTTCGATCGCGCACGGCAGCAACCACGAGGGCTTCGTCGTGGCACTGGACGTCGTGACCCCGGCATCCGAAGGCGCGCTCGTGCACGTCGAGGGCGACGACGCGCTCGGCTACGTGCACAACTACGGCACCGCGGGCATCATCGCGCGTGCCACGGTGCGCCTCGAGCCGATGAACGACTGGCGCGGGCTCTACGCGTCTTTCGAGGACTTCGCCGGCTCGATGTCGGTTCTCCAGCGTCTGGCGGCGCTGAGCCCGACCCCGCGGCTCGTCTCCGCCGATGATCCGCACGTGTCGGCCCAGCTTCCGCCGGACCCGGCCTTCCCGGAGGGGCGCAGCTCGCTGCGCACGATCATCGACGCGAGCCTGGTCGAGGAGGCCTCGCACATCATCACGGCCGCCGGCGGCCGCATCGAAGACGTGCGCGAAGGCCCCCAGGTCTCGGCCGCGATCTCGGTGCTCAGCTACAACCACCCGATCGAATGGCTGCAGAAGTCCGAGCCCGGCGTCTACTTCCACGTCGAGGTGGGCGGCGACGCGCTCATCGATCGCCACGACGAGGTCATGGCCGTCTACCCCGGCGCGCACCTGCACATCGAGGCGACGGCGCTGCGTCCGATCGGCATGCTCGCCGGTGTCTACGAGAGCCCGGAACAGGTCGCCGACGGCATCGCCGCGCTCACCGCCCTCGGCGTGGGCGTCCACAGCCCGCACCAGTGGAACGTGGACTTCCGCCTGCCCGAGACGGTCGCACTCGCCCGCAGCACCGACCCGCGGGGCCTGCTCAACCCCGGCAAGCTCAACCCGGACTACGCCGGTCCGGTGAAGGGATCCATCCGATGA